The genomic DNA GGCGGCTAAAACACTGGAAACCGTGGTGGAAGGCTTTAAAGAAGCCGAGAAAATCATGGCGGCGCAACGCTCACCCCAGAAATTGCGTGCCCTGCTGGTAGATGATGATCGCAACGAACGCGAGCTATTAGCGTCCTGTCTGAAATCGTTTGGCTATGATGTTGAGACCGCCGGCGATGGCGTTGAGGCACTCGAATACCTGCAGGAACACCAACTGCCGGATGTGGTTTTGCTGGATATGGCGATGCCTGTCTGCGATGGTCCCCTGGCGGTACGTCACATCCGCGAAACTCCCTGGATGCGAAACCTGAAAGTATTCGGCGTCAGTGGCGCTGATCCTCGTGAAGCCGGCGTAGCCATCGGTCCCGAAGGTGTGGATGGCTGGTTCAAGAAGCCGCTGGATCCCGCACGCATGATCGGGCAGATTCGCCAGGAAACGTTTGGTTCCATCACCACTGTTTAATCGTCCGATTGCTTCAGTAAGGACAACAGTCGGTCCAGATCCAGTGGTTTGACCAGGTACTCATCGAACCCCGCCTCTTTTGCACGCTCGATGTCTTCGGGTTGACCATAGCCCGTCAGCGCGATCAGAAACAGGTCGCTTCCCTGTTCGGATCGTAGGGTGCGGGCAACTTCATTACCGTTGAGTTCGGGGAGACCCAGGTCGATCACCGCTGCATCGGGATCGGTATTTCGAATGAGCTGGAGACCTGTTTTACCGTTCTCCGCGGTACTCACGTCGAAACCTTCCATACTCAGCAAGGCATTCAGCATTTCGCGGTTATCCTGCTGGTCTTCGATGACGACGACACTGCGGATCTGCTTCCGTGCCTGTTTATGATGAGAGTGGTTGGGGGCTTTGCCATTCCCTTCTGAAGCTTTGGGTTTGCCGTTGCCTCCATTGGATGATGCATCAATCTGGCTGAGATCCTGTTGCTCCAGCAATGGCAGGCGAATCGAGAAGACACTGCCCCGATTGATGCCTTTGCTTTTGACCTGGATGTCACCATCGTGCCCATCGATGATGAATTTGACCAGGGAGAGGCCGACGCCCATGCCGCCATCCTGATCGTCATGAGTACGATGCGACTGGACGAACGGTTCAAAGATGGTTTCCATCATCTCGGTCGAGATCCCTTTACCGTTATCTTTTAATTCCAGAACGGCGCCGTCCGGCTCCCTGCGGACATTCATCCGAATGACATCGCCCCGAAATGAGTATTTAACTGCATTGTCGAGTAAATTCACGACGACCTGCCTTAAGCGGTCTTCATCCCCATAGAGGTTCAGCGGATCGTCTGTGATATTCAGTTCCAGTTCCTGGTCCTGCTGCTTGATGGAAGGCAGCATTGAATCGATGGCTTCCTGCAGGGGATCATGCAGATCAAATTTCTTCTTGCGGAGTTCCAGTTTGTCCTGGGTCATGCGCGAAATATTCAGCAGGTCATCCAGCAGGCGTGCCATGTGAGCGGCCTGTCTCTGGATGACGGTAACCGCTTTCTGCGATTCTTCAGTTTCGCTGATGCGGTTGTTCAATAATCGAGACGCACTGAAGACGGCACTGATGGGGTTGCGCAGTTCGTGGGACAGCATGGCCAGGAACTGCTCGCGATTTTTGACAGCCGCGGCCAGTGAGTCCTGTGTCCGTTTCAGAGTATTAATGTCGATGAGAGTCAGTACAACGCCCTTCAGATCCCGCTTAGAGCGGTAAGGCAGGACGCGGAGATACATCCAGCGTCCCTCATCATCCTGGACTTCTTCTTCGATCGCTTCTCCTGTATGCAATACATTTCGAATCTCTTTGATTAAACCGGGGCGGTCAATGTGATGGGCGAAGCTGTCGATGCAGCGGCCCATGTCGTGCGACATCAGTTTGAAAATGGGCCCAATCTGAGGCGTAAATTTCCGAATGCAGAGGTTTTCGTCCAGGAAGACGGTCGCGACATCGGTACTTTCCATCAGACTGTCCAGGTCGGAGGTCATATCCGTCAGGTCATTGATCTTGTTCTGATACTCAGCATTAACGGTATAGAGTTCTTCGTTGACCGAATGGAGCTCTTCGTTTGTGCTCTGTAACTCTTCGTTCGAGGCAATCAATTCTTCGTTCGCTGCCTGCAGCTCTTCGTTGGATGTCTCCAGCTCTTCGACAGTGGCCTGCAGGCTTTCCTTGGTGTGCTGCAGTTCGGTTTCCAGAGTCTTGATGCGTTCCCGGGCGATGCGCTCTGAACTGAAATCTTTCATATGAGTGTCTGTTTTGCGGCCGGTATCCGAATTTCCTTCACTCATCGGTTCAAACATGATCAACAGCTGCTGCTGCGAGGCGTGTTTGTTTTCGACAGGCTCGATGGAGACACGATACAGGCCCTCTGCATTTCCGGAGTCGACGCGCATACCGCTATAACAGACGGGGACCTGATCTTTGCTGATGCTCTGCATGGCTGCCAGCAGCGCCGTACGGAGATCGTCTGTGAACAGATCGAGCGCATCTTTACTCGGACGGCCTTTGCGGATCTTCATGAATTTCTCCGCGTCGCCGAATACGTGCAGCAGTTCGCGTGATTCGTCAATCAGGACGGCAGCCGGCATATGATGCGCGAGGACCCAGTCGTAGGCGCCCAGCAGGCTGATATCCATCAGTTCGCGTTTCTTGGTGGCGGGCTGCCTGGTTTCTTCAACTTTTGTCGAGGTCAGGCTGGTATGGGTCAACGGGCCCCGGATATCCGCGGGCAGACGGATATCACGGCGTTTGTGGTATAGCTTCCAGTGTCCATCAATCACTTCGAATTCATCCGCCAGTTCCCCGGGGGATTCACTGGGTCCCAGCATGAGAATACCGTTGGCTTTGAGGCCAAAATGGAACAGGGACAGAGCCCGTTTCTGCGCCCGGTTCTGGAAGTAGATCAGCAGGTTGCGGCAGGATATGAGATCCAGCTTCGTAAAGGGAGCATCTTTTAACACGTTATGGGGCGCGAAGACGATCATTTTACGCAGGTCCGGATCGACAGAGTAACCCTTCTGTGTTTTATTGAAGTAGCGTTTCAGACGTCTGTCGGAAACTTCCTTGAAGGCGTCTTCTTCATAGTTACCCGCACTGGCAAACTCGAGTGAGGCTTTATGTGCATCGGTGGCAAAGATCTTGATGTTGATGGGGCGGTTGCGTTCTTCGAGCTGTTCATGAAATAGAATCGCGATGGAATAAGCTTCCTCCCCGGTTGCGCAGGCTGCGATCCAGATGCGGATTTCTTCTTCAGGGGGGATGCTGTCAAGCAGATTGGGAATGATCTTCTTTTCCAGAATCGAGAACGCTTCCGGATCGCGGAAGAAACGGGTGACGCCGATCAGCAGGTCCATGTAAAGCGAATTCAGTTCCTGGGAATTCTCCCGCAGCTGTTCTGCATAGTCATTAATCGAATCGACCTGCTGCATCAGTAGACGACGCTGGATTCTCCGGCCGACGGTGCTGGACTTGTAATGGGAAAAATCGATGCCGTATTCCTGGTTCAGGAGCCCGAAGATCAGTTCGACTCCTTCGTCCAGCGGCTTTTCCTCAACCTGATTGGAAGTCAGGGAGTTACTGTGAAAGGTGATATGCTTCTCAATGGCACCGGCTATTTCTCGCGGTTTCAGGACCAGATCCACCAGTCCCGTTTCTCGTGCCGACTGGGGCATTCCATCAAATTTTGCGGTTTCATTACTCTCACAGATTACAAGTCCGCCTGCGTCGTGAACGTCACGAATGCCACGCGAACCATCACTGCCACTGCCCGAGAGCACGACCGCGATCGACCGGGAGCCTGCTTCTTGAGCCAGTGAGCGGAAAAAATAATCAATGGGCAGCGTCAGGGTTTCTTTGGGATCTTTATCTCGCAGACGAAAGCGTCCATCGGAGAGGATCGCCTCTTTCTTAGGAGGGATCAGAAAAATCCGATTGGGAGAGATCGGCAGTCCATCTTCCGACTGTTGGATGGGGATATCAGTCCGTCGCGCCAGGAGCTCATCCATGACGCTTTTGAAATCGGGGGACAGGTGCTGCACCACGACAAATGCGATGCCGCTGTCGACGGGAACCTTGGCGAACAGCTCTTCCAGGGATTCCAGTCCACCTGCTGACGCACCGACGCCGACGATCGGAAAACTGCTCGGTTCATCGTCCTCATCTGAATTACGATTGGTTTCACCCAGCTTAGCCTTATCGCTGTTCATCGTTGAATGTCCTTTTCTCAGATTGCGCTGCATCAGCCTGCGATCATTTTGACGCGCTTACAAACTTCTCTGTTTGCCACTCCCAAAAGCGAACGGCATGCCAGTCATGATCACAGAGTGTCGTTCGTGTCGTAAGTGACTGCTGAGTAATGATATGCGATGAAAGGTGATAGGCAGTAAACCAGCAAAAGAGGCAATGAAATGGCTGCCAATCGATCAGTACGGCGGCTGATAATACGGCTTTGTGTAGCCTGTTCATCAGAATGTGCAGTCCTGATTAAGACCGCGGATCCCGCAGGAAGAGCCAGAGGAAAATCGAGAACAGGCCGAGCAGCCCCAGGCCGAGATGCAGGGATGCGACACTGATCGAACCTGCGAGCGCATTGCCGGTGGTGAGTGGCCAGAAGGGATGCATGTCGGCGTGCATCAGGCTGTCGAGGAAGACATGAGAGACTCCGCCGATCAAACCGGCGATGAGAGACTGTAGCAGCAGCCGTGTCCGGGATGTTTGCGCGAGACGCTGTTTCCAGCGTGAGGTTGGGGGCATGAGTCGGGCCAGAAAAAGTATGAGTCCCCACATCAGCAGACCAGCCACGAGTCCTGCGGCGCTGCCTCCCAGGTAGGTATGCAGACTGCGGTGGAGAGGCAGCTCATTGCGGCTCATATAGTAGAGCACTTCCACATCAATCAGCACGTTGGCCGCCATAAAGGAGGTCAGCCAGAATGAACGGGGACCGCAGACTTTGGTGAGCAGGCCGGGACTGAAATGAAACGGGGTGAGCGGAATGAGTGATCCTCCATGCTGAAATATTTCTGGCCGGAATCATAGTCGGATGAGCGCGAATCTGTCTATCGCTGTTTGGACGTGTCTGAGGGATGTGGACTGGAAATAATTCTTGAATGCCGGTTTGCACGGACTATGATGGAGAATGTAAGACTGTGCCCAAATGAATCGGCGACGCTGCAAGAGACAGGCTATTGGCCTGGTACCCCCTGCTGCGGAGGTGGGGTACGCAACTGGCTGGGGTCGGGCTCGACTGTGACCAGCAGGAAGTTGTACCACACATTATCTTCCGGCTCGCCTCTGGTAATTCGCTGATAACACCAGCGCATGGGATTGATCACCGGCTGTCCGGCCTCCTCAGTGAGTTGAAGTGTGACCGCTTCTGTTTCGGGATCAAATTTCCATTCACTCGGCTTGACTGTTTTAATCACCTCACCAATATAGGCTCCCCAGAGATAGCTCCGCGCAGACGGCGTGATCGAGCGGTCCGCGTTTGGATCCTGAAGATAGCGTTCCCGCGATTTGGCCAGAATCTGTTCTACCTTCTCAACAGATTCCGGAGAGTAATCCAGGTCGACCTGAAATACGTCTTGCGCTAACCGGACTGCCCGTTCTGCCTCTTGTTCCATATGACCGGAAGCTCCCAGCCGATCGATTTCCGGCAGACTGACATAGTAATGGCTCAACTGCACGCAGCCGGCGACTCCCAGAATAATGAGCAGGATGATTACATAAATTCTGAGATTACTTTTGGGAGAACTGGTCGTTTCGGGGGCTGTTTCGTTCATGAGTTCGCTTGATCTGCAGAGGGAAGGATTCGCACTGGGGCTTATTTTACGCTACACAGCAGGCAGGGAGAATATCGACAGGTCGAAATAGAGCAGATGTTGAAAGATCCGCTGCAGCGAACAGCAATTGACAGGCTCCCCTGCTCTTTTAAGATAGCGGGATGGCTGTATTCGCAAACATCATCTTTCTGTTGATCTTATTCACGATCGGATTTGCAATCATTGCGCTGATTTTGATGGGGGCGTTATATCTGTTGCATGTTCGCCATAAATGGCGGTGGCTGCTGGGGGCGTTTGTGATTTACTGCAGTGCCCTGGGAATCTGGCACTACGCGTTATCACGTCCAGCCGCCGTCTTTGAACGGCAGTTTGGCTTTGCCCCACCAGCTGATGTCCGCGAGTTGCAGTCTTCTACATGGATCCTGGGGGATGCGGGACATATCCGGCTGTCGTTTAATGGGAGCCGTGAGACGGTGCAGCAGATTCTGAAACGTGGTCTCCAGCGGCAGGAGGATATGGGATTTCTGGAACGTTATCATCGCGAGTTTTCAGAATACTTCGTGCACGAACGGGAAGAGCTGACCTACAACAGTGAAACGGGACATGTGGAATTTACCTGGCAGGGCATTGATTAAAAAGTAAGTTTCAATCAGCGTTGTTTTTTCCTGCCGAACCAGCGACCGATGAGGGCGTAGCGATACCAGCGGAAGTATTTGGGAAGCCAGCGGAAGAGCTGGAAGCGGGATTCGCCGGCGTCGCGGTCTTTCCAGGTGGTGGGAATCTCGCCGATCTGTTCGCCGCGGACAAAGGCCTTGGCGGTCAACTCCAGGGCGATTTCGAAGCCCTGCTCGCTTTCGATCTGCAGTTCATTGACCAGGGCGGCGTCATACAGACGGAAATTATTGGTCGCGTCGTGGGTGGGGAAGCCGACCAGGTAATAGAGGGAGAGCCCTGCCAGGCGGCTGAGCGTGCGTTTGAGCAGCGGACCGCCGAGTTGTTTGCCCCCCTGCATATAACGTGAGGCGCAGACGATGCGATAGCCAGAATGATAAAGCTCGAGCATGGGGGCGACATCGTTCAGGTCGTCGGAGAGGTCGGCCATGATGACCAGGGCCGGTCCGTTGTCTGCTGCCTGGAAGCCCGCCCGGATCGCATTCGCGGGTCCCCTGCCCAGTTCGTTTTTGACCAGTGAGAGATAGGGACGCGTGGTCGCCAGTTCGCGGGCCACCGGAACCGTGGTGTCTTCGTCAAAGTCGTAGACAACCAAGACGCGGAAAGGTTGCGGCAGCCGCTGGTCGATGGCATCGATCAGGCGGGGGAAGTTTTCGTCCTCGTTATAGACGGGGACGATGACCGAGAGAGGAGTGGCTGCCTGCTCCATCAGATGGTTCCGCGTGCAATCTGTTCTTTAATCCAGGGGATGACCTCGTCCAGCATCTGATCCAGAGTGGTGTCGGCGGTGAAGCCGAGCATGTCTTTTGCTTTCTCAACTGCGGGAGAGCGATACTGCACATCGTGTGGGAATGGCTGTTCGCTTTGATAGCGGAAAGGCTTATCGGGCCCATGAATTTTCTGCCAGATCGTCTCGGCCAGTTCGAGGACCGTCGTCGCCTGGGGGGTGGAGAGGTTGAAGTCTTCGTTGAGGGCCTGGGGATGTTCGACACAGAGCCGGATGCCCCGGGCGAGGTCTCCGCCGTAGGTGTAGTGACGGACCTGCGAGCCGTCGCCGAGAATCTGCAGCGGGTCCTGCCCTTTCATGATTTTCTGAACGAGGTCGGGGACGACATGGCTTAAGGCGAGTTCGATATCACCCGATTTGACATCTTCATCGGTGACTGCCCGGCGTTCACCAATGCCGACGCAGTTAAAGGGGCGGGCAATTGTGTAAGGCAGACCGTATTGCTGATGTGCTCCCTGGGCATAATACTCCACGGCGAGTTTTTGAAAACCGTAGGTCGATTCGGGAGGCGGGCAGGTGCGCTGGTCCCCTTCCTGGCTGGGAAACTGCTGCGCACATTCAAAGACCATCGACGAGGAAATGACGGTGATTTTCTGCAGTTGTCCTTCGCGATGGGCGGCGAGAGCCGCGTCGAAGGCGGCCGCTGTGATGCGTTCGTTTTCTGCGAGCAGGTCGTAGGCGAATTTGTGGAAGTAGGAAATACCGCCGATCATCGCGGCGCCGGCGATGAAGTGATCGCAGTCCTTGAGCAGCCGACTGAGCAGGTCGATGTCTTTGGCATCGGCCTGCAGGAATTCGTAGCGGGGATGTCCCTGGTGAGCGGGACTCAATTCGCCGTACTTGGAGAAATTGTCCAGACCGACGACATCGTAGCCGGCCTCCAGCAGTTCTCCGACGACATAACTGCCTATAAACCCGGCGGCGCCGGTAATCAGAACTTTCATGGCTCCTGCCTTGTTGTGAATCCAAATACGTCAATCAGGGGTTTGGTAGTCTGTAAACTGCGATACTCGTCGTGACAGGCCCCGAGGATCAGAATGTCTGACTCCTGTTGAATGGTTTCGAGCGAAACAAAATCGGAACTGTCGATGAAGGGATCGGTACAAAGCACCCGCCGGCATTCCAGCGTCAGCACTTTTCTGAGTTTGTACGATAAAGAACTCCGAGGATCATCGCAATTCCCCTTGAAGCCCATTCCCAGAATCCCGACCGTCAAGCCGGTCAGGTCGTGAATTTTCTTGAGTCGTTCCACAATGAACCCGGGGAGTCCCTCGTTGACCGCCATCGCAGTCTGACCGAGGGTGAGCAGGTTGTGATTGAAAGAAGCCAGCTGCATGGTGTCTTTGAGCAGACAGGGACCGCCGGCAAACCCGGCGCGGGCAAAGCCGTTCATCCGGGGGTATTTGTAGGTGATCGCATGATAGATGCGGTCGAAGTCGGCTTCGTAACGCTGGGCCAGCATGTAGAACTGATTTGAGATCGCGAAGTTAATGTAGCGATAGGAATTGGTAAACAGCTTACCCAGTTCGGCTTCGACAGGAGAAAGCTCGATGACTTCCTGACCGAAATCGGAGAAGAAACTGGCCGCCCGCTGTGCTGCCTGCGGGGTACAGCCGCTGACTAACTGGGGGAGTTGTGTCAGTTCCAGCAGTGCCCGGCCCTGGGCAATCCGTTCGGGGCAATAAGAGACAT from Gimesia sp. includes the following:
- a CDS encoding glycosyltransferase, which gives rise to MEQAATPLSVIVPVYNEDENFPRLIDAIDQRLPQPFRVLVVYDFDEDTTVPVARELATTRPYLSLVKNELGRGPANAIRAGFQAADNGPALVIMADLSDDLNDVAPMLELYHSGYRIVCASRYMQGGKQLGGPLLKRTLSRLAGLSLYYLVGFPTHDATNNFRLYDAALVNELQIESEQGFEIALELTAKAFVRGEQIGEIPTTWKDRDAGESRFQLFRWLPKYFRWYRYALIGRWFGRKKQR
- a CDS encoding DUF4184 family protein — its product is MFQHGGSLIPLTPFHFSPGLLTKVCGPRSFWLTSFMAANVLIDVEVLYYMSRNELPLHRSLHTYLGGSAAGLVAGLLMWGLILFLARLMPPTSRWKQRLAQTSRTRLLLQSLIAGLIGGVSHVFLDSLMHADMHPFWPLTTGNALAGSISVASLHLGLGLLGLFSIFLWLFLRDPRS
- a CDS encoding nucleotide sugar dehydrogenase; the encoded protein is MNAQEEQTETTQVQHPLRVAIIGGGGHVGLPFGLALCDCGHTVTLVDLNETQLDTIRSGQMPFQEINADQLLPRVLESGRLHCSTSFTALSEQDVIIVTIGTPVDEYLDPSLRAFDQVMEDVFQHCRPGQLLIIRSTVFPGVTQRLGRLVAERDLQIDVSYCPERIAQGRALLELTQLPQLVSGCTPQAAQRAASFFSDFGQEVIELSPVEAELGKLFTNSYRYINFAISNQFYMLAQRYEADFDRIYHAITYKYPRMNGFARAGFAGGPCLLKDTMQLASFNHNLLTLGQTAMAVNEGLPGFIVERLKKIHDLTGLTVGILGMGFKGNCDDPRSSLSYKLRKVLTLECRRVLCTDPFIDSSDFVSLETIQQESDILILGACHDEYRSLQTTKPLIDVFGFTTRQEP
- a CDS encoding chemotaxis protein CheB; this translates as MNSDKAKLGETNRNSDEDDEPSSFPIVGVGASAGGLESLEELFAKVPVDSGIAFVVVQHLSPDFKSVMDELLARRTDIPIQQSEDGLPISPNRIFLIPPKKEAILSDGRFRLRDKDPKETLTLPIDYFFRSLAQEAGSRSIAVVLSGSGSDGSRGIRDVHDAGGLVICESNETAKFDGMPQSARETGLVDLVLKPREIAGAIEKHITFHSNSLTSNQVEEKPLDEGVELIFGLLNQEYGIDFSHYKSSTVGRRIQRRLLMQQVDSINDYAEQLRENSQELNSLYMDLLIGVTRFFRDPEAFSILEKKIIPNLLDSIPPEEEIRIWIAACATGEEAYSIAILFHEQLEERNRPINIKIFATDAHKASLEFASAGNYEEDAFKEVSDRRLKRYFNKTQKGYSVDPDLRKMIVFAPHNVLKDAPFTKLDLISCRNLLIYFQNRAQKRALSLFHFGLKANGILMLGPSESPGELADEFEVIDGHWKLYHKRRDIRLPADIRGPLTHTSLTSTKVEETRQPATKKRELMDISLLGAYDWVLAHHMPAAVLIDESRELLHVFGDAEKFMKIRKGRPSKDALDLFTDDLRTALLAAMQSISKDQVPVCYSGMRVDSGNAEGLYRVSIEPVENKHASQQQLLIMFEPMSEGNSDTGRKTDTHMKDFSSERIARERIKTLETELQHTKESLQATVEELETSNEELQAANEELIASNEELQSTNEELHSVNEELYTVNAEYQNKINDLTDMTSDLDSLMESTDVATVFLDENLCIRKFTPQIGPIFKLMSHDMGRCIDSFAHHIDRPGLIKEIRNVLHTGEAIEEEVQDDEGRWMYLRVLPYRSKRDLKGVVLTLIDINTLKRTQDSLAAAVKNREQFLAMLSHELRNPISAVFSASRLLNNRISETEESQKAVTVIQRQAAHMARLLDDLLNISRMTQDKLELRKKKFDLHDPLQEAIDSMLPSIKQQDQELELNITDDPLNLYGDEDRLRQVVVNLLDNAVKYSFRGDVIRMNVRREPDGAVLELKDNGKGISTEMMETIFEPFVQSHRTHDDQDGGMGVGLSLVKFIIDGHDGDIQVKSKGINRGSVFSIRLPLLEQQDLSQIDASSNGGNGKPKASEGNGKAPNHSHHKQARKQIRSVVVIEDQQDNREMLNALLSMEGFDVSTAENGKTGLQLIRNTDPDAAVIDLGLPELNGNEVARTLRSEQGSDLFLIALTGYGQPEDIERAKEAGFDEYLVKPLDLDRLLSLLKQSDD
- a CDS encoding response regulator gives rise to the protein MLVLSRRPDQKIVFPSIGVTINVLKVRGGVAKIGIDAPRELEILREEVATNQGSATSSADRPSMLVNKSQHDLRNRLNTARLAVYLAQLQIHQGDNAEAAKTLETVVEGFKEAEKIMAAQRSPQKLRALLVDDDRNERELLASCLKSFGYDVETAGDGVEALEYLQEHQLPDVVLLDMAMPVCDGPLAVRHIRETPWMRNLKVFGVSGADPREAGVAIGPEGVDGWFKKPLDPARMIGQIRQETFGSITTV
- a CDS encoding NAD(P)-dependent oxidoreductase, with the protein product MKVLITGAAGFIGSYVVGELLEAGYDVVGLDNFSKYGELSPAHQGHPRYEFLQADAKDIDLLSRLLKDCDHFIAGAAMIGGISYFHKFAYDLLAENERITAAAFDAALAAHREGQLQKITVISSSMVFECAQQFPSQEGDQRTCPPPESTYGFQKLAVEYYAQGAHQQYGLPYTIARPFNCVGIGERRAVTDEDVKSGDIELALSHVVPDLVQKIMKGQDPLQILGDGSQVRHYTYGGDLARGIRLCVEHPQALNEDFNLSTPQATTVLELAETIWQKIHGPDKPFRYQSEQPFPHDVQYRSPAVEKAKDMLGFTADTTLDQMLDEVIPWIKEQIARGTI